A single Argentina anserina chromosome 7, drPotAnse1.1, whole genome shotgun sequence DNA region contains:
- the LOC126802437 gene encoding protein TRIGALACTOSYLDIACYLGLYCEROL 4, chloroplastic: MASLRSAMDSAFWDLNVSSTHTLEGSAKVIPGDPFPLDGARASRALRIQQLSLLGNGFPLGIIPSYSPASHKDLGSFSLQSLLLRPSTSNWWLGLIGQIRPKKLISSIKAEFFTNDEFEVPTFKDAARHFLEKSLYSVGLCTQFLLTPASSLKLSTEGDGERKGRRSKVMLFHKLPYHDITLEAAWPELFIDHKGQYWDVPESISLDLSSLVSESGLRYRVGLHKNSGHPQAVNATDDEAPTSLMPGLCAKAAFSYEKRRDLWRQKETQKDLMVKKGKNWFWRPSYDVRLKEPHAAVSGIFGGNIAAWFQDGHNPVAVELRGDGNTSTTIKKRSPVTADFFGSVCYSFQHGKFRELYGDLTRIDARLDIGSTSALAKRVVNCFKNSITAIDPISSPRINLIFQQQVVGPIVFRVDSRVSLASLPEKRGPHVEDFIYSLSYSLRLLQSGKVVAWYSPKRKEGMIELRVFEF; encoded by the exons ATGGCGAGCCTGAGGTCGGCAATGGACTCGGCCTTCTGGGACCTCAACGTTTCTTCAACTCACACCCTTGAAGGCTCCGCCAAGGTCATTCCCGGCGACCCTTTTCCTCTCGACGGCGCCAGAGCAAGCCGAGCCCTCAGAATTCAGCAACTCTCTCTTTTGGGAAATGGGTTCCCTCTTGGCATCATTCCTTCTTACTCTCCTGCTTCCCACAAGGACTTGGGCTCTTTTTCACTTCAGTCTCTCTTGCTCAGACCATCCACTTCTAATTG GTGGCTTGGCTTAATTGGACAGATCCGCCCAAAAAAACTGATATCTTCTATCAAAGCTGAATTTTTCACTAATGATGAGTTCGAGGTCCCTACATTCAAAGATGCAGCAAGGCATTTCTTGGAAAAATCCCTTTATTCGGTTGGATTGTGCACACAATTTCTCTTGACTCCCGCATCATCCCTAAAGTTGAGCACAGAAGGGGATGGTGAGAGAAAAGGACGCCGGAGCAAAGTGATGCTTTTCCACAAG CTTCCTTATCATGACATCACTCTTGAGGCTGCATGGCCTGAGCTGTTCATTGACCATAAAGGACAATATTGGGATGTACCGGAGTCAATTTCCTTAGATCTGTCATCACTTGTTTCTGAATCTGGATTGCGGTACCGGGTTGGCCTACATAAAAATAGTGGCCATCCCCAGGCAGTTAATGCTACAGATGATGAGGCACCTACTTCTCTGATGCCTGGATTGTGTGCAAAGGCTGCCTTTTCTTATGAGAAGAGGAGAGACCTTTGGAGACAGAAGGAGACACAGAAGGATCTCATGGTAAAGAAAGGCAAAAATTGGTTTTGGCGTCCATCATATGATGTGCGACTCAAGGAACCTCATGCCGCAGTATCtggaatttttg GTGGCAACATTGCAGCCTGGTTTCAGGATGGGCACAACCCAGTGGCTGTTGAACTCAGGGGAGATGGGAACACTTCCACAACTATTAAGAAGAGGAGTCCTGTCACTGCTGATTTCTTTGGTTCAGTTTGCTATAGCTTTCAGCATGGGAAATTTCGAGAGCTCTATGGGGATTTGACCAGGATTGATGCCCGCTTGGATATTGGTTCAACCTCGGCTCTTGCTAAAAGGGTTGTCAATTGCTTCAAGAATTCCATTACTGCTATAGATCCCATATCCTCCCCTAGGATCAATCTAATCTTTCAACAACAG GTTGTGGGGCCAATTGTCTTTCGAGTGGATTCAAGGGTTTCACTGGCCTCTTTGCCTGAGAAACGTGGTCCACATGTTGAGGATTTCATTTACAGCTTGAGCTACTCCTTGAGGCTTTTACAGTCAGGCAAGGTGGTTGCTTGGTATTCcccgaaaagaaaagaaggaatgaTTGAGTTGCGGGTGTTTGAGTTTTAA
- the LOC126803548 gene encoding probable LRR receptor-like serine/threonine-protein kinase At3g47570 gives MKQQHLTMRCLYLCCVRRERTKQSTSKESEIFLNVSYQVLLKATNGFSSEILISAGGFGSVYRGILQDGRTVAIKVLNLVHHGASKSFAAECEALKNIRHRDLLKILSACSGFDYQGDEYKALGYEFMANGSLDEWLHPLQKIGVTIERPTSLMFSQRLNIAIDVSMALDYLYNHCESPIVHCDLKPSNVLLHGDMVGHVGDFGLVRSLPRTSGNQSSSVGVKGTIGYAPPEYGMGNEVWTQGDVYSFGILLIEMFTGKRPTDDMFQRTLNLHYFVRKALPKQVREIVDPVLVPQDIEAETSAWVTIEDSLISILEVGVACSAELPGERLTINDAMAGMYQIRNKLHVNKIRIASYCAAKLSQRQIAMAADFHDDFHLELLLTKACVTNLQDINVFLGFRRLTKDLGGTIFTVRSNFVFFARKIENAKEEE, from the exons ATGAAGCAGCAACATCTGACTATG CGTTGTTTGTACCTATGTTGTGTACGGAGGGAGAGAACGAAGCAAAGTACTTCAAAAGAGTCAGAAATTTTTCTCAATGTTTCGTACCAAGTACTTCTCAAAGCTACCAATGGATTCTCTTCTGAAATCTTGATTAGTGCGGGTGGTTTTGGGTCTGTGTATAGAGGAATCCTCCAAGATGGGAGGACAGTTGCTATCAAAGTTCTCAACCTTGTTCATCACGGAGCTTCCAAAAGTTTTGCAGCAGAGTGTGAGGCCTTGAAAAACATTAGACACCGTGATCTTTTGAAGATACTGTCTGCATGTTCAGGTTTTGACTATCAAGGTGATGAATACAAGGCCTTAGGCTATGAGTTCATGGCTAACGGGAGCTTAGATGAATGGTTGCATCCACTGCAGAAAATTGGTGTGACGATTGAGAGACCAACGAGTTTAATGTTTTCTCAACGGTTGAACATTGCTATTGACGTTTCTATGGCGTTGGATTATCTCTATAATCATTGTGAATCACCAATAGTTCACTGTGACCTCAAGCCGAGCAATGTTCTTCTCCACGGTGATATGGTTGGGCATGTTGGTGATTTTGGTTTAGTAAGATCCCTTCCCAGAACTTCAGGGAATCAATCCAGCTCTGTCGGAGTTAAAGGAACAATTGGCTATGCTCCTCCAG AGTACGGTATGGGCAATGAAGTTTGGACACAAGGAGATGTGTACAGTTTTGGCATCCTGCTGATAGAAATGTTCACAGGGAAAAGACCGACAGATGACATGTTCCAGAGAACTTTGAACCTTCATTACTTTGTCAGGAAAGCTCTGCCTAAGCAAGTGAGAGAGATTGTTGATCCTGTTCTAGTTCCACAGGACATTGAAGCAGAGACTAGTGCTTGGGTCACAATTGAAGACAGcttgatttcaattttagaagTTGGTGTTGCTTGTTCTGCAGAATTGCCTGGAGAACGGTTGACCATAAATGATGCTATGGCTGGGATGTATCAGATACGAAACAAGCTTCATGTAAACAAGATAAGAATAGCTTCATATTGTGCAGCTAAGCTAAGCCAAAGGCAGATTGCAATGGCTGCAGATTTTCATGATGACTTTCATTTGGAACTACTG TTGACAAAGGCATGTGTTACAAATTTACAAGACATCAATGTTTTCCTCGGATTCAGAA GATTGACAAAGGATCTTGGGGGAACTATTTTCACTGTTCGTTctaattttgtgttttttgcCCGGAAAATAGAAAATGCAAAGGAAGAGGAATGA